One window from the genome of Halodesulfovibrio sp. MK-HDV encodes:
- a CDS encoding metal ABC transporter permease: MDILTLPFMQNAIAASLLASIACGIVGTLVVLNRLVFLAGGVAHAAYGGVGLAFFFGLPVLPCTLGFTLGSSVVMSTIARKYKEKSDAVIGVLWAAGMAFGIILIDLTPGYNVDLMSFLFGSILTVSSFDLWLMFGLDIFILAATIIAYPGLLSISFDAEYAESRGLPASLLHTLLVCMAALSIVMIIRVVGLILVIALLTIPPFIAERKARNLATMMGAAVLWSMLFCLLGLFFAFWFNLTSGASIIAVASITFFLVVGFEQLRK; encoded by the coding sequence ATGGACATACTCACACTCCCCTTCATGCAAAACGCTATTGCAGCGTCTTTACTAGCATCCATTGCCTGCGGTATCGTCGGCACGCTTGTTGTTCTTAATCGTCTTGTATTTCTTGCTGGCGGAGTTGCCCATGCAGCTTATGGCGGCGTCGGCTTAGCCTTTTTCTTCGGACTTCCTGTACTGCCATGTACATTGGGATTCACCCTTGGCTCTTCCGTTGTTATGTCTACCATTGCCAGAAAATATAAAGAAAAGTCAGACGCCGTAATCGGCGTTCTCTGGGCTGCAGGGATGGCATTCGGTATAATTCTTATTGATCTCACGCCGGGGTACAACGTTGATCTTATGAGCTTCCTTTTCGGCTCTATTCTCACCGTATCCTCGTTTGATCTCTGGCTCATGTTCGGACTGGATATTTTTATTTTAGCCGCAACCATTATTGCATACCCCGGCCTACTCAGTATCTCGTTTGATGCGGAATATGCTGAATCCCGAGGCTTGCCTGCATCGCTTTTGCACACCTTGCTCGTGTGCATGGCGGCATTATCAATTGTTATGATCATTCGAGTCGTAGGGCTTATTCTCGTCATTGCATTGCTTACTATTCCGCCTTTTATTGCAGAACGAAAAGCACGCAACCTTGCGACAATGATGGGCGCTGCCGTTTTGTGGAGCATGCTTTTCTGCCTCTTGGGACTATTCTTCGCATTCTGGTTCAACCTAACTTCAGGTGCCAGCATTATTGCAGTAGCATCCATTACGTTCTTTCTCGTGGTTGGTTTTGAACAACTCCGCAAATAA
- a CDS encoding FlgO family outer membrane protein, giving the protein MSNAFRGVGIALLVIMVGVPKVWAEQQPQKKVYGAVESMVPESADALYQEDTSLTSVTTVINYDNGVMLPDGAGGMLWRKGNMQSDVPAVDNAREVKLKVRELANQLLSNLDWEAFKNASILPVTFVEQNNFEQSSAFGRYITEALIYELNQRNVPVKEYRIGNEIKGRKGEGEFMLTRNHRTYVKNRRALAIVGTYYQVKGNVFVNARMVRVKDNAVLRTAQLVFRQTDVIRRMLADTGPKLSSGFVSMRDFETMTRANDLTAIDLGEDLH; this is encoded by the coding sequence ATGTCTAATGCTTTTCGCGGCGTAGGTATTGCGCTCTTGGTTATTATGGTTGGCGTCCCGAAAGTATGGGCAGAACAACAGCCACAGAAGAAAGTGTATGGTGCTGTAGAAAGTATGGTTCCTGAATCGGCGGATGCCCTTTATCAGGAAGACACATCACTCACTTCGGTCACAACAGTTATCAATTATGATAACGGCGTAATGCTTCCGGACGGAGCTGGCGGAATGTTGTGGCGTAAAGGCAATATGCAGTCCGATGTGCCGGCAGTTGATAATGCGCGTGAAGTCAAACTTAAAGTTCGTGAGCTCGCCAATCAGTTGTTAAGCAATCTTGATTGGGAAGCATTCAAGAATGCAAGCATACTTCCTGTCACATTTGTAGAGCAGAATAATTTTGAACAAAGTTCAGCCTTCGGTCGTTACATTACAGAAGCACTTATTTACGAACTCAACCAGCGTAATGTGCCTGTAAAAGAATACCGAATCGGCAATGAGATTAAAGGACGTAAGGGCGAGGGCGAGTTCATGTTAACCCGCAATCATCGTACTTATGTAAAGAATAGACGAGCCTTGGCAATTGTCGGCACCTATTATCAGGTAAAGGGAAATGTCTTTGTGAATGCGCGCATGGTGCGTGTGAAAGATAATGCAGTACTGCGTACCGCGCAGCTTGTGTTTCGGCAGACAGATGTCATTCGTAGAATGTTGGCAGATACCGGACCTAAGTTAAGTTCAGGCTTTGTTTCAATGCGCGATTTTGAAACCATGACCAGAGCAAATGATCTGACAGCCATCGACCTTGGCGAAGACTTGCACTAG
- a CDS encoding FlgO family outer membrane protein, with protein sequence MIRCILTTLVMFVCLLLPFAASAGTYEDFIAAKQKEAEKCAPVVRKNIPVVANTLAAQLDAQLRRKLDLDEGDVEGYGVIVTTPVALGDLEETSSLARQMSEEVSRWLVTSGYKVQEIRKGRSILFEPRGGEFVLSRRTHVLANENVRATIIVAGTYTQTMNRVRFNMRFIHAPTNEVLAMATQTLPLNAEMRLLTVGSNEKRGVIPSVGTSF encoded by the coding sequence ATGATTCGTTGTATTCTTACCACACTGGTTATGTTTGTGTGCTTGCTGCTCCCGTTTGCTGCTTCTGCCGGAACATATGAAGATTTTATTGCCGCAAAACAAAAAGAGGCTGAAAAATGCGCTCCTGTTGTGCGGAAAAACATCCCTGTTGTTGCAAACACTCTTGCAGCTCAGCTTGATGCTCAACTGCGCCGGAAACTTGATTTAGATGAAGGTGACGTTGAAGGGTATGGTGTTATTGTAACAACTCCTGTTGCACTTGGAGATCTGGAAGAAACCAGCTCCCTTGCTCGGCAGATGAGTGAAGAAGTCTCCCGCTGGCTCGTTACCTCCGGCTATAAAGTACAGGAAATCCGTAAAGGACGTTCCATTCTTTTTGAGCCACGCGGTGGCGAATTTGTACTGAGTCGTCGTACACATGTTCTTGCTAATGAAAACGTACGTGCAACCATTATTGTTGCCGGAACGTACACACAGACAATGAACCGTGTACGTTTCAACATGCGCTTCATTCATGCTCCTACAAACGAGGTGCTCGCAATGGCAACGCAGACCTTGCCGCTGAATGCAGAAATGCGTTTGCTTACAGTCGGCAGCAATGAAAAACGTGGGGTTATCCCAAGCGTTGGCACCAGTTTCTAA
- the lon gene encoding endopeptidase La translates to MTEIGTSDEKRLATIQLPLMSLREVVMFPRSIIPLFVGREASIKAIEHAIADSSKEIFLVAQREPEMEVPEADDLFEIGTVSKVLQMLRLPDGTIKVLFEGLYRARWTSAGVEKLETEEEGEEEVTFVLANIAPIEENDIEGTEAEALARACHDSLEEYAKINKKLAQETLLAINAVSSVGKLADAIMPHLKVDYRMKQEVLELTDPVQRLEKVYELLQGEIAITSMEKRIKNRVKHQMERNQKEYYLNEQIKAINKEMGRDDDPQEELNELEAILNSKDMPDEARDRGMRELKKLRAMPASSAEYTVVRNYIDWIVDLPWNKLKETPIDIDGARSILDEDHFGLEKPKERILEFLAVQKLATKLKGPILCLVGPPGVGKTSLARSIARATNRDFVRLSLGGVRDEAEVRGHRRTYVGALPGKIIQSLKRVDFNNPLFCLDEIDKMSTDFRGDPSAALLEVLDPEQNSTFNDHYLDLDYDLSQVFFITTANSLQSIPLPLQDRMEIIQLPGYLETEKKRIARDFLLPKQIDQHGIKSDNLRMSDNVIMDIIRHYTREAGVRSLEREIASICRKAAMRVVEADDMNKLISVTTQSLSSMLGVKRYRYGEREDEAQIGVTTGLAWTEMGGELLLVETAIMPGTGKVSTTGKLGEVMTESAQAALSYIRSRSGLFGLKPDFHKTIDIHVHVPEGATPKDGPSAGITLCTSMVSALLGIPVRNDIAMTGEITLRGRVLPIGGLREKLLAARRGLITTVLIPKDNEKDLKDIPADVLRGMTIVPVENVDEVLPYALAVDSAEIYQGKCQTRELLDSLKICEPDAAQVTH, encoded by the coding sequence ATGACTGAGATTGGAACAAGCGACGAAAAGCGTCTTGCTACCATTCAACTCCCACTGATGTCCCTGCGGGAAGTAGTAATGTTTCCGCGTTCGATTATTCCTTTGTTTGTTGGTCGTGAGGCCTCCATCAAAGCTATCGAGCATGCTATTGCTGATAGCAGTAAAGAGATTTTTCTTGTTGCCCAACGTGAGCCGGAAATGGAAGTTCCTGAAGCAGACGATCTCTTCGAGATTGGTACTGTTTCTAAAGTGCTCCAGATGCTCAGACTGCCTGACGGTACCATAAAGGTATTGTTTGAAGGTCTGTATCGTGCACGCTGGACTTCTGCTGGTGTTGAAAAACTCGAAACAGAAGAAGAGGGCGAAGAAGAAGTAACTTTTGTTCTCGCCAACATAGCTCCTATAGAAGAAAATGATATTGAAGGTACGGAAGCAGAAGCGCTTGCCCGTGCTTGTCATGACTCTCTAGAAGAGTATGCAAAAATTAATAAAAAACTCGCTCAGGAAACCCTGCTCGCTATCAACGCGGTAAGCTCTGTTGGCAAATTGGCAGACGCCATTATGCCGCACCTTAAAGTTGATTACCGAATGAAGCAGGAAGTTCTTGAGCTTACAGATCCTGTTCAGCGACTTGAGAAAGTATACGAACTCCTTCAGGGCGAAATTGCGATTACATCAATGGAAAAACGCATTAAAAACCGCGTTAAACATCAGATGGAACGTAACCAGAAAGAGTACTATCTTAACGAGCAGATCAAAGCGATCAATAAAGAAATGGGTCGCGACGATGATCCGCAGGAAGAGCTTAACGAACTTGAGGCAATTCTTAACAGCAAAGATATGCCAGATGAAGCTCGTGACCGAGGCATGCGGGAGCTGAAAAAGCTGCGTGCTATGCCTGCTTCTTCCGCAGAATACACCGTTGTTCGCAACTACATCGACTGGATTGTAGACCTGCCTTGGAACAAGCTGAAAGAAACTCCGATTGATATTGATGGAGCACGCTCTATTTTGGATGAAGACCATTTTGGTCTTGAAAAGCCGAAAGAACGTATTCTTGAATTTCTCGCAGTGCAGAAGCTTGCAACAAAGCTGAAGGGTCCTATCCTTTGCCTTGTAGGCCCTCCGGGTGTTGGTAAAACATCACTTGCTCGTTCTATTGCACGTGCAACAAACCGCGATTTTGTTCGTCTGTCTCTTGGCGGCGTACGTGATGAAGCGGAAGTTCGCGGACATAGACGTACCTATGTTGGTGCGTTGCCGGGTAAAATTATTCAGTCTCTCAAGCGAGTGGATTTCAATAACCCGCTCTTCTGCCTTGATGAAATTGATAAAATGAGTACTGACTTTAGAGGCGACCCTTCCGCGGCGTTGCTCGAAGTACTTGATCCGGAACAGAACAGCACATTTAATGATCACTACCTTGATTTAGACTATGATCTGTCTCAGGTGTTTTTCATCACAACAGCCAACAGCTTGCAGTCCATTCCACTTCCGCTTCAGGATAGAATGGAAATTATTCAGCTGCCGGGCTACCTTGAAACTGAGAAAAAACGCATCGCTCGTGATTTCTTGCTGCCAAAACAAATTGATCAGCACGGCATTAAGAGTGATAACCTGCGAATGTCTGATAACGTGATTATGGATATTATCCGTCACTACACCCGTGAAGCAGGTGTACGTAGCCTTGAACGCGAAATTGCATCTATCTGCCGTAAGGCCGCAATGCGTGTTGTAGAAGCGGATGATATGAACAAGCTTATTTCTGTAACAACTCAGAGTCTCTCCAGCATGCTCGGTGTTAAACGATACCGTTATGGCGAAAGAGAAGATGAGGCGCAGATTGGTGTAACAACCGGTCTTGCTTGGACAGAGATGGGTGGCGAGTTACTGTTGGTCGAAACTGCAATTATGCCGGGTACCGGCAAAGTTTCCACCACTGGTAAACTTGGTGAAGTTATGACTGAGTCTGCACAGGCAGCTCTTTCATACATTCGCTCTCGTTCCGGTCTGTTTGGTTTAAAGCCGGACTTCCATAAGACCATCGACATTCACGTTCACGTACCGGAAGGCGCAACTCCTAAAGATGGACCTTCTGCCGGTATTACCCTTTGCACCTCTATGGTATCAGCACTGCTTGGTATTCCTGTACGTAACGATATTGCCATGACTGGTGAGATTACTCTGCGTGGTCGTGTTCTGCCGATTGGCGGTTTACGTGAAAAGCTTCTGGCTGCCCGTCGTGGACTCATCACCACTGTGCTTATCCCTAAAGATAACGAAAAAGATCTTAAAGATATTCCAGCAGACGTTCTTAGAGGTATGACTATTGTACCTGTTGAGAATGTAGATGAAGTGCTTCCATACGCACTTGCAGTCGACTCTGCGGAGATCTACCAGGGAAAGTGTCAGACTAGGGAGCTTCTTGACTCTCTAAAGATTTGTGAGCCTGATGCCGCACAAGTTACGCATTAA